One window of the Stegostoma tigrinum isolate sSteTig4 chromosome 16, sSteTig4.hap1, whole genome shotgun sequence genome contains the following:
- the sall1a gene encoding sal-like protein 1a isoform X3: MIQLCGTPGEGHEEQIIKNGDAHVCGRCCAEFFELPDFLHHKKNCTKKQLVLIVNENSTAPSEASSPRSPENPVEEANDKINNIRQADCNDLVEHKKVDQEESMEVDTSSITSNNNISSSNSNNNSNTSSNYPTMGTSAVTTPLPHIGDLTALGNFSMLNSNVIIENLQSTKVAVAQFSQETRSNSASNSKVAVPALMEQLLALQQQQIHQLQLIEQIRHQIILLASQNSDIPPPVNSSQGTIGTAVNPLTTLSSHLSQQLAAAAGLAQSLASQSASINGGKQLHLPQSSLGSTVAQPGSSSPKVNTSSLPSTIQPSESVSTNTISGSQLNSPSVSTVSTPALGISSLLSPVSSLSSSLLPQTSTSTSVFSTPLSSIEATSGNLGSMTALVNQRKGKPPNVVVFETKSSSDEAFFKHKCRFCAKVFGSDSALQIHLRSHTGERPYKCNICGNRFSTKGNLKVHFQRHREKYPHIHMNPYPVPEHLDNVPTNTGIPYGMSIPPEKPITSWLDSKPVLPTLTTSVGLPLPSTISGLSAIIKSEECQSVSVNQSSCSPPGSVKSDLGTTEPSVKNANDLDEVEESASPTSNGKLDESIQSVNSVTSLAVPVSSSASDSGLSTTSAFTSPLIPLMSEQFKSKFPFGGLLDTLQASETSKLQQLVENIDRKMTDPNQCVICHRVLSCHSALKMHYRTHTGERPFKCKVCGRAFTTKGNLKTHYGVHRAMPPLRVQHSCPICQKKFTNAVVLQQHIRMHMGGQIPNTPVADNYPESMESDTASFEDKNFDDIDEYSDENMEDCPDSSVPDTPKSAEASQGSLSPSPLPSEISSIVALENQMKMINAGLVEQLQASLRSGENGSADGDQLTSDSFSMIGDMESQSAGSPAISESTSSMQAPSPTNSNTDSRRSKSPSCEERQHRTLLSDLSNSVSPATTNGGALDLTSSNAERIIKDDALNMLFPTRDRGKLRNTSCDICGKAFACQSALDIHYRSHTKERPYICTVCNRGFSTKGNLKQHMLTHQMRDLPSQLFEPNNTNVGPNQSSSNVAANSLTSLIKTEVNGFMHGCSQDGKDPPASLISSGPLSASAISPVLPAPQRRTPKQHYCTACGKTFSSSSALQIHERTHTGEKPFACTICGRAFTTKGNLKVHMGTHMWNSAPARRGRRLSVDGPMAFLSGNPIKFTEMLQKDLAVRARDGDPSSFWNQYTAALTNGLAMKTNEISVIQNGGLPPNPASLGNGGSSPISGLTGSMEKLHNTEPSAPLAGLEKMSATENGTNHKFTHLVEDNKEIVSN; this comes from the exons ATGATTCAATTATGTG GAACTCCAGGAGAAGGACATGAAGAACAAATCATTAAAAATGGGGATGCGCATGTCTGTGGCCGATGTTGTGCTGAGTTCTTTGAACTGCCTGATTTCCTCCATCACAAGAAAAATTGCACTAAGAAACAACTGGTTCTGATTGTAAATGAGAATTCAACAGCTCCTTCAGAAGCCTCCTCTCCAAGATCTCCTGAAAATCCTGTTGAAGAAGCAAATGACAAAATTAATAATATACGTCAAGCAGACTGCAATGACCTTGTAGAGCATAAAAAAGTTGACCAGGAAGAATCCATGGAGGTGGACACTTCCAGCATCACTAGCAACAATAACATTAGCAGTTCTAACAGTAATAACAATAGTAATACAAGCAGTAATTATCCCACAATGGGTACCTCAGCTGTCACAACACCTCTACCTCATATAGGTGATCTAACAGCTCTGGGAAATTTCTCAATGTTAAACAGTAATGTGATCATTGAAAATCTTCAAAGTACTAAAGTGGCCGTAGCCCAGTTCTCCCAGGAAACAAGATCTAATAGTGCATCAAACAGTAAAGTTGCTGTTCCAGCACTTATGGAGCAACTACTGGCTTTGCAGCAACAACAGATTCATCAGTTACAGCTTATTGAACAAATCCGTCACCAGATAATCCTATTGGCTTCCCAAAATTCAGATATTCCACCACCAGTCAACTCTTCCCAAGGTACTATAGGAACTGCTGTTAATCCATTAACTACACTTAGTTCACATCTATCTCAGCAGCTTGCTGCTGCAGCTGGGCTAGCACAGAGCCTTGCCAGCCAATCTGCCAGCATCAATGGTGGAAAGCAACTTCATCTACCTCAGAGCAGCCTTGGAAGCACCGTAGCTCAGCCTGGCAGTAGTTCTCCAAAAGTAAACACATCCTCATTGCCTAGTACCATACAGCCCTCTGAAAGTGTATCTACAAATACCATTAGTGGTTCTCAGTTAAACAGTCCTTCGGTATCTACAGTGTCCACACCAGCTCTTGGAATCAGCAGTTTACTAAGTCCTGTGTCCAGTTTGTCCAGCTCACTGCTACCTCAAACCTCCACGTCCACTTCTGTGTTTTCCACTCCTCTTTCAAGCATTGAAGCGACTTCAGGAAACCTTGGCTCAATGACAGCTCTGGTAAATCAAAGGAAAGGCAAGCCACCAAATGTGGTAGTATTTGAGACTAAAAGCAGCTCTGATGAGGCTTTTTTTAAACATAAGTGCAGGTTCTGTGCTAAAGTGTTTGGAAGTGACAGTGCCTTGCAGATTCATTTGCGCTCCCATACTGGTGAGAGACCATATAAATGCAACATTTGCGGTAACAGATTTTCCACAAAAGGAAATTTGAAGGTTCACTTTCAGAGGCACAGAGAAAAATATCCCCATATTCATATGAACCCCTATCCAGTTCCAGAACATTTAGACAATGTTCCAACAAATACTGGTATTCCGTATGGAATGTCTATACCACCTGAAAAACCTATAACAAGTTGGCTGGATAGTAAGCCTGTATTACCAACATTGACCACATCTGTGGGTCTACCACTCCCATCAACCATATCAGGTTTGTCTGCTATTATCAAATCAGAGGAGTGTCAGTCTGTTTCAGTTAACCAGTCTTCTTGTAGCCCTCCTGGCTCAGTCAAGAGTGACTTGGGTACAACAGAACCCTCTGTGAAAAAtgctaatgatttggatgaagtgGAAGAGAGTGCTTCACCTACCTCAAATGGTAAACTAGATGAAAGCATACAATCTGTTAATTCTGTCACCAGCTTGGCTGTCCCTGTCAGTTCAAGTGCATCTGATTCAGGTCTAAGTACTACTTCTGCTTTTACAAGCCCACTTATACCACTTATGTCAGAACAGTTTAAGTCAAAGTTTCCATTTGGAGGTCTCTTAGATACTTTACAGGCATCAGAAACTTCAAAGTTGCAACAGTTAGTAGAAAATATTGACAGGAAGATGACGGACCCGAACCAGTGTGTCATTTGCCATCGTGTTCTTAGTTGCCATAGTGCACTGAAGATGCATTATCGTACACATACTGGTGAAAGGCCCTTCAAATGCAAAGTGTGTGGTCGTGCATTCACTACTAAGGGAAACCTGAAGACCCATTACGGTGTTCATCGTGCCATGCCACCATTGAGAGTTCAACATTCTTGTCCGATCTGCCAGAAGAAGTTCACAAATGCTGTTGTATTGCAGCAGCATATTAGAATGCATATGGGAGGCCAGATTCCAAATACTCCAGTTGCTGACAACTATCCTGAATCTATGGAATCTGACACAGCTTCATTTGAAGACAAAAATTTTGATGATATAGATGAGTATTCAGATGAGAATATGGAAGATTGTCCTGATAGTAGTGTACCAGATACACCCAAATCTGCAGAGGCATCTCAAGGCAGTTTATCTCCATCTCCATTGCCATCAGAAATATCCAGTATTGTAGCTCTTGAGAATCAAATGAAAATGATCAATGCTGGTCTTGTTGAGCAACTCCAAGCAAGCCTCAGGTCAGGTGAGAATGGATCGGCTGATGGAGACCAACTGACTAGTGACTCTTTTTCAATGATCGGGGATATGGAGAGCCAAAGTGCTGGAAGTCCTGCCATTTCAGAATCTACCTCTTCCATGCAGGCTCCGTCCCCAACCAACAGCAACACAGATAGTCGTAGGTCAAAATCACCAAGCTGTGAAGAGAGACAACATAGAACTTTACTATCAGATTTGTCTAATTCAGTGTCTCCAGCAACCACCAATGGTGGTGCCTTAGACCTGACTTCCAGTAATGCGGAACGAATAATTAAAGATGATGCTTTAAACATGCTATTTCCCACTCGAGATCGGGGCAAGTTAAGGAATACATCTTGTGATATCTGTGGCAAAGCATTTGCTTGTCAGAGTGCCTTGGACATTCATTACAGAAGCCATACCAAAGAGCGTCCATATATTTGCACAGTATGCAATCGTGGCTTTTCCACTAAGGGTAATTTGAAGCAGCATATGTTGACACATCAGATGCGGGACCTTCCATCTCAACTGTTTGAACCCAACAACACTAATGTAGGCCCTAATCAGAGCTCTTCAAATGTGGCTGCTAACAGTTTGACATCCTTAATCAAAACTGAGGTCAATGGTTTCATGCATGGGTGCTCCCAGGACGGTAAAGATCCACCTGCTAGCCTTATTTCATCAGGGCCACTGTCTGCATCTGCTATCTCACCTGTCCTGCCAGCACCACAGAGAAGAACTCCGAAGCAGCATTACTGCACAGCTTGTGGTAAAACATTCTCCTCATCCAGCGCTCTGCAGATACATGAGAGAACACATACTGGAGAAAAACCATTTGCCTGTACTATATGTGGAAGAGCTTTTACCACCAAAGGCAACCTGAAG GTTCATATGGGGACACACATGTGGAACAGTGCCCCTGCGAGGCGAGGACGGCGTCTTTCAGTAGATGGTCCTATGGCATTCCTAAGTGGAAATCCCATTaaattcacagaaatgcttcagaAAGATTTGGCTGTTCGGGCTCGCGatggagacccttcttcattttggaACCAGTACACAGCAGCACTAACTAATGGCTTAGCAATGAAGACCAATGAGATATCAGTGATTCAGAATGGTGGACTTCCTCCAAACCCTGCTAGTCTGGGAAATGGTGGCAGCTCGCCAATCAGTGGTTTAACAGGAAGCATGGAGAAGCTTCACAATACTGAACCCAGTGCACCTCTAGCTGGTCTGGAGAAAATGTCAGCCACTGAAAATGGAACGAACCATAAATTCACCCACCTGGTGGAAGACAACAAAGAAATTGTATCAAACTGA
- the sall1a gene encoding sal-like protein 1a isoform X2 has product MIQLCGERYCIDCYLAILETLRNTRMSLKNSSNCKFEVYCSAKNSQGTPGEGHEEQIIKNGDAHVCGRCCAEFFELPDFLHHKKNCTKKQLVLIVNENSTAPSEASSPRSPENPVEEANDKINNIRQADCNDLVEHKKVDQEESMEVDTSSITSNNNISSSNSNNNSNTSSNYPTMGTSAVTTPLPHIGDLTALGNFSMLNSNVIIENLQSTKVAVAQFSQETRSNSASNSKVAVPALMEQLLALQQQQIHQLQLIEQIRHQIILLASQNSDIPPPVNSSQGTIGTAVNPLTTLSSHLSQQLAAAAGLAQSLASQSASINGGKQLHLPQSSLGSTVAQPGSSSPKVNTSSLPSTIQPSESVSTNTISGSQLNSPSVSTVSTPALGISSLLSPVSSLSSSLLPQTSTSTSVFSTPLSSIEATSGNLGSMTALVNQRKGKPPNVVVFETKSSSDEAFFKHKCRFCAKVFGSDSALQIHLRSHTGERPYKCNICGNRFSTKGNLKVHFQRHREKYPHIHMNPYPVPEHLDNVPTNTGIPYGMSIPPEKPITSWLDSKPVLPTLTTSVGLPLPSTISGLSAIIKSEECQSVSVNQSSCSPPGSVKSDLGTTEPSVKNANDLDEVEESASPTSNGKLDESIQSVNSVTSLAVPVSSSASDSGLSTTSAFTSPLIPLMSEQFKSKFPFGGLLDTLQASETSKLQQLVENIDRKMTDPNQCVICHRVLSCHSALKMHYRTHTGERPFKCKVCGRAFTTKGNLKTHYGVHRAMPPLRVQHSCPICQKKFTNAVVLQQHIRMHMGGQIPNTPVADNYPESMESDTASFEDKNFDDIDEYSDENMEDCPDSSVPDTPKSAEASQGSLSPSPLPSEISSIVALENQMKMINAGLVEQLQASLRSGENGSADGDQLTSDSFSMIGDMESQSAGSPAISESTSSMQAPSPTNSNTDSRRSKSPSCEERQHRTLLSDLSNSVSPATTNGGALDLTSSNAERIIKDDALNMLFPTRDRGKLRNTSCDICGKAFACQSALDIHYRSHTKERPYICTVCNRGFSTKGNLKQHMLTHQMRDLPSQLFEPNNTNVGPNQSSSNVAANSLTSLIKTEVNGFMHGCSQDGKDPPASLISSGPLSASAISPVLPAPQRRTPKQHYCTACGKTFSSSSALQIHERTHTGEKPFACTICGRAFTTKGNLKVHMGTHMWNSAPARRGRRLSVDGPMAFLSGNPIKFTEMLQKDLAVRARDGDPSSFWNQYTAALTNGLAMKTNEISVIQNGGLPPNPASLGNGGSSPISGLTGSMEKLHNTEPSAPLAGLEKMSATENGTNHKFTHLVEDNKEIVSN; this is encoded by the exons ATGATTCAATTATGTG GAGAACGCTACTGTATTGATTGTTACTTAGCAATTCTCGAAACCCTTCGAAATACGCGGATGTCCTTAAAGAACAGCTCAAACTGCAAGTTTGAGGTTTACTGCAGTGCTAAAAACTCTCAGG GAACTCCAGGAGAAGGACATGAAGAACAAATCATTAAAAATGGGGATGCGCATGTCTGTGGCCGATGTTGTGCTGAGTTCTTTGAACTGCCTGATTTCCTCCATCACAAGAAAAATTGCACTAAGAAACAACTGGTTCTGATTGTAAATGAGAATTCAACAGCTCCTTCAGAAGCCTCCTCTCCAAGATCTCCTGAAAATCCTGTTGAAGAAGCAAATGACAAAATTAATAATATACGTCAAGCAGACTGCAATGACCTTGTAGAGCATAAAAAAGTTGACCAGGAAGAATCCATGGAGGTGGACACTTCCAGCATCACTAGCAACAATAACATTAGCAGTTCTAACAGTAATAACAATAGTAATACAAGCAGTAATTATCCCACAATGGGTACCTCAGCTGTCACAACACCTCTACCTCATATAGGTGATCTAACAGCTCTGGGAAATTTCTCAATGTTAAACAGTAATGTGATCATTGAAAATCTTCAAAGTACTAAAGTGGCCGTAGCCCAGTTCTCCCAGGAAACAAGATCTAATAGTGCATCAAACAGTAAAGTTGCTGTTCCAGCACTTATGGAGCAACTACTGGCTTTGCAGCAACAACAGATTCATCAGTTACAGCTTATTGAACAAATCCGTCACCAGATAATCCTATTGGCTTCCCAAAATTCAGATATTCCACCACCAGTCAACTCTTCCCAAGGTACTATAGGAACTGCTGTTAATCCATTAACTACACTTAGTTCACATCTATCTCAGCAGCTTGCTGCTGCAGCTGGGCTAGCACAGAGCCTTGCCAGCCAATCTGCCAGCATCAATGGTGGAAAGCAACTTCATCTACCTCAGAGCAGCCTTGGAAGCACCGTAGCTCAGCCTGGCAGTAGTTCTCCAAAAGTAAACACATCCTCATTGCCTAGTACCATACAGCCCTCTGAAAGTGTATCTACAAATACCATTAGTGGTTCTCAGTTAAACAGTCCTTCGGTATCTACAGTGTCCACACCAGCTCTTGGAATCAGCAGTTTACTAAGTCCTGTGTCCAGTTTGTCCAGCTCACTGCTACCTCAAACCTCCACGTCCACTTCTGTGTTTTCCACTCCTCTTTCAAGCATTGAAGCGACTTCAGGAAACCTTGGCTCAATGACAGCTCTGGTAAATCAAAGGAAAGGCAAGCCACCAAATGTGGTAGTATTTGAGACTAAAAGCAGCTCTGATGAGGCTTTTTTTAAACATAAGTGCAGGTTCTGTGCTAAAGTGTTTGGAAGTGACAGTGCCTTGCAGATTCATTTGCGCTCCCATACTGGTGAGAGACCATATAAATGCAACATTTGCGGTAACAGATTTTCCACAAAAGGAAATTTGAAGGTTCACTTTCAGAGGCACAGAGAAAAATATCCCCATATTCATATGAACCCCTATCCAGTTCCAGAACATTTAGACAATGTTCCAACAAATACTGGTATTCCGTATGGAATGTCTATACCACCTGAAAAACCTATAACAAGTTGGCTGGATAGTAAGCCTGTATTACCAACATTGACCACATCTGTGGGTCTACCACTCCCATCAACCATATCAGGTTTGTCTGCTATTATCAAATCAGAGGAGTGTCAGTCTGTTTCAGTTAACCAGTCTTCTTGTAGCCCTCCTGGCTCAGTCAAGAGTGACTTGGGTACAACAGAACCCTCTGTGAAAAAtgctaatgatttggatgaagtgGAAGAGAGTGCTTCACCTACCTCAAATGGTAAACTAGATGAAAGCATACAATCTGTTAATTCTGTCACCAGCTTGGCTGTCCCTGTCAGTTCAAGTGCATCTGATTCAGGTCTAAGTACTACTTCTGCTTTTACAAGCCCACTTATACCACTTATGTCAGAACAGTTTAAGTCAAAGTTTCCATTTGGAGGTCTCTTAGATACTTTACAGGCATCAGAAACTTCAAAGTTGCAACAGTTAGTAGAAAATATTGACAGGAAGATGACGGACCCGAACCAGTGTGTCATTTGCCATCGTGTTCTTAGTTGCCATAGTGCACTGAAGATGCATTATCGTACACATACTGGTGAAAGGCCCTTCAAATGCAAAGTGTGTGGTCGTGCATTCACTACTAAGGGAAACCTGAAGACCCATTACGGTGTTCATCGTGCCATGCCACCATTGAGAGTTCAACATTCTTGTCCGATCTGCCAGAAGAAGTTCACAAATGCTGTTGTATTGCAGCAGCATATTAGAATGCATATGGGAGGCCAGATTCCAAATACTCCAGTTGCTGACAACTATCCTGAATCTATGGAATCTGACACAGCTTCATTTGAAGACAAAAATTTTGATGATATAGATGAGTATTCAGATGAGAATATGGAAGATTGTCCTGATAGTAGTGTACCAGATACACCCAAATCTGCAGAGGCATCTCAAGGCAGTTTATCTCCATCTCCATTGCCATCAGAAATATCCAGTATTGTAGCTCTTGAGAATCAAATGAAAATGATCAATGCTGGTCTTGTTGAGCAACTCCAAGCAAGCCTCAGGTCAGGTGAGAATGGATCGGCTGATGGAGACCAACTGACTAGTGACTCTTTTTCAATGATCGGGGATATGGAGAGCCAAAGTGCTGGAAGTCCTGCCATTTCAGAATCTACCTCTTCCATGCAGGCTCCGTCCCCAACCAACAGCAACACAGATAGTCGTAGGTCAAAATCACCAAGCTGTGAAGAGAGACAACATAGAACTTTACTATCAGATTTGTCTAATTCAGTGTCTCCAGCAACCACCAATGGTGGTGCCTTAGACCTGACTTCCAGTAATGCGGAACGAATAATTAAAGATGATGCTTTAAACATGCTATTTCCCACTCGAGATCGGGGCAAGTTAAGGAATACATCTTGTGATATCTGTGGCAAAGCATTTGCTTGTCAGAGTGCCTTGGACATTCATTACAGAAGCCATACCAAAGAGCGTCCATATATTTGCACAGTATGCAATCGTGGCTTTTCCACTAAGGGTAATTTGAAGCAGCATATGTTGACACATCAGATGCGGGACCTTCCATCTCAACTGTTTGAACCCAACAACACTAATGTAGGCCCTAATCAGAGCTCTTCAAATGTGGCTGCTAACAGTTTGACATCCTTAATCAAAACTGAGGTCAATGGTTTCATGCATGGGTGCTCCCAGGACGGTAAAGATCCACCTGCTAGCCTTATTTCATCAGGGCCACTGTCTGCATCTGCTATCTCACCTGTCCTGCCAGCACCACAGAGAAGAACTCCGAAGCAGCATTACTGCACAGCTTGTGGTAAAACATTCTCCTCATCCAGCGCTCTGCAGATACATGAGAGAACACATACTGGAGAAAAACCATTTGCCTGTACTATATGTGGAAGAGCTTTTACCACCAAAGGCAACCTGAAG GTTCATATGGGGACACACATGTGGAACAGTGCCCCTGCGAGGCGAGGACGGCGTCTTTCAGTAGATGGTCCTATGGCATTCCTAAGTGGAAATCCCATTaaattcacagaaatgcttcagaAAGATTTGGCTGTTCGGGCTCGCGatggagacccttcttcattttggaACCAGTACACAGCAGCACTAACTAATGGCTTAGCAATGAAGACCAATGAGATATCAGTGATTCAGAATGGTGGACTTCCTCCAAACCCTGCTAGTCTGGGAAATGGTGGCAGCTCGCCAATCAGTGGTTTAACAGGAAGCATGGAGAAGCTTCACAATACTGAACCCAGTGCACCTCTAGCTGGTCTGGAGAAAATGTCAGCCACTGAAAATGGAACGAACCATAAATTCACCCACCTGGTGGAAGACAACAAAGAAATTGTATCAAACTGA